Proteins encoded within one genomic window of Sphingomonas sp. G-3-2-10:
- a CDS encoding DUF6456 domain-containing protein: protein MRELAERAIEGERLASEHGQRGRRSVTVNLAESPLGWLRARGYVDARQFEAGERLRTDYETASLGPRVTMRWDASPNGGGRRGSPQGLDPTLAQIAAKRRFDAAIAAAGPGLADILWRVVCACEGLPLAEKGLGWPARAGKLVLGFALDRLADHYGLR, encoded by the coding sequence ATGCGCGAACTGGCGGAACGAGCGATCGAGGGCGAACGGCTGGCATCGGAGCATGGACAGCGCGGCCGGCGGAGCGTGACGGTAAACCTCGCCGAATCGCCGCTCGGCTGGCTGCGGGCGCGGGGCTATGTCGATGCGCGCCAGTTCGAGGCGGGGGAACGGCTTCGAACCGACTATGAGACCGCTTCGCTCGGCCCGCGGGTAACGATGCGGTGGGACGCCAGCCCCAATGGCGGCGGACGGCGCGGCTCGCCGCAGGGACTCGATCCGACACTGGCGCAGATCGCTGCCAAGCGGCGCTTCGACGCGGCGATCGCGGCGGCGGGGCCGGGGCTGGCGGACATATTGTGGCGCGTTGTCTGCGCTTGCGAGGGGCTGCCGCTCGCCGAGAAGGGGCTGGGATGGCCGGCTCGCGCGGGCAAGCTGGTGCTGGGCTTCGCGCTCGACCGGCTGGCGGATCACTATGGGCTGCGCTGA
- a CDS encoding helix-turn-helix transcriptional regulator, translating to MITAIREVRRAKGLTLEDVARRCDPPTTAQTIGRLETGTRTVSVGWLNRIADALGVDAADLVKLPERPEIPVAALLDGGGAQAPRREANVAPPRAAPGLVAVTVAGGIGDYRAGDEIWCERLAPDAFANAMNRDVLVPRPAGRFLFGRLIGREGGENGGKLHLLPLGAGTRQQVVNDPAWIACAIRLVRPL from the coding sequence ATGATCACTGCCATCCGTGAAGTCCGGCGCGCCAAGGGCCTGACGCTCGAAGACGTCGCCCGGCGCTGCGACCCGCCCACCACGGCCCAGACCATCGGCCGGCTCGAGACCGGTACGCGGACCGTTTCGGTCGGCTGGCTCAATCGTATCGCCGACGCGCTTGGCGTTGATGCCGCCGATCTGGTGAAGCTGCCTGAGCGCCCGGAGATTCCCGTCGCCGCGCTGCTCGACGGGGGCGGGGCGCAGGCCCCGCGCCGCGAAGCCAATGTCGCGCCGCCGCGCGCCGCGCCCGGCCTGGTGGCGGTGACCGTCGCAGGCGGCATCGGCGACTATCGCGCGGGCGACGAGATCTGGTGCGAACGGCTGGCCCCGGATGCCTTTGCGAACGCGATGAACCGCGACGTCCTCGTGCCCCGCCCGGCCGGGCGCTTCCTGTTCGGGCGTCTGATCGGCCGCGAGGGCGGGGAGAATGGCGGCAAGCTCCATCTGCTCCCGCTTGGCGCCGGCACCCGCCAGCAGGTGGTCAACGATCCGGCGTGGATCGCCTGCGCCATACGGCTTGTCCGCCCACTTTAG
- a CDS encoding winged helix DNA-binding protein — protein MATVQTTGAGGSHYGNDEPVALVIAGDEEGLRLSREALALSGIRAGGEVRFEAAATGLADHGAIDLILIDAIGAPEELLDAVLARADAVARERGRAVVAAIRAEQIDVAAVHLMGGHAQLLCAPDLAERVGALSVARVRGGAQLHEGHREAEAARLRRLNDEVARIADTLARLTREEQEVSRRSGVRDKGNEYRGPDGGEPADASAQEIRATIRSRRLRAQYFDSELFADPAWDMLLDLYAAELEKRQVSVSSLCIAAAVPPTTALRWIGTLHDAGLFDRHADPSDRRRAYVRLSAKGIEGMRGYIAAAKRLGLAII, from the coding sequence ATGGCGACTGTGCAGACGACCGGAGCCGGTGGCTCCCATTATGGCAACGACGAGCCCGTCGCGCTGGTGATTGCCGGTGACGAGGAGGGGCTGCGGCTGTCGCGTGAAGCGCTGGCGCTTTCGGGCATTCGCGCGGGCGGGGAAGTGCGGTTCGAGGCAGCCGCGACCGGGCTGGCCGATCATGGCGCGATCGACCTGATCCTGATCGATGCGATCGGGGCGCCGGAGGAACTGCTCGACGCGGTGCTGGCGCGTGCCGACGCGGTGGCGCGCGAACGCGGCCGCGCGGTGGTGGCGGCGATCCGGGCCGAGCAGATCGACGTGGCTGCGGTGCATCTGATGGGTGGCCATGCGCAACTGCTCTGCGCGCCCGACCTGGCCGAACGCGTCGGCGCGCTGAGCGTGGCGCGGGTGCGCGGCGGCGCGCAGCTTCACGAAGGGCATCGCGAAGCCGAAGCAGCGCGGCTCCGGCGTCTGAACGACGAAGTCGCGCGGATCGCGGATACGCTGGCGCGGCTGACGCGCGAGGAGCAGGAAGTATCGCGCCGCAGCGGGGTGCGTGACAAGGGCAACGAGTATCGCGGCCCCGACGGCGGAGAGCCGGCCGATGCGAGCGCGCAGGAAATTCGCGCGACGATCCGGTCGCGGCGGCTGCGTGCGCAATATTTCGACAGCGAATTGTTCGCCGATCCCGCCTGGGACATGCTGCTCGATCTCTACGCGGCCGAGCTGGAGAAACGGCAGGTTTCGGTGTCGAGCCTGTGCATCGCGGCGGCCGTGCCGCCGACCACGGCGCTACGCTGGATCGGGACGCTGCACGACGCCGGCCTGTTCGATCGCCATGCCGATCCGAGCGACCGGCGCCGCGCCTATGTCCGCCTGAGCGCCAAGGGGATCGAAGGGATGCGCGGCTATATCGCCGCGGCAAAGCGGCTGGGCCTCGCAATTATCTGA
- a CDS encoding NAD(P)(+) transhydrogenase (Re/Si-specific) subunit beta codes for MHEVNPWVALAYLVSGVCFILALRGLSSPASSRRGNRYGMAGMLIAVVTTLVTHEIASLPEIVGAIVIGGAIGFVIARKIAMTDMPQLVAAFHSLVGMAAVLVAAAAFLNPQAFGITGPDGLIHQVSRIEMGLGVAIGAITFSGSVIAFLKLNGNMSGKPIMLPARHVINLGTLAAILGLIGYFVTDQSPWVFWTVTALSFLIGFLLIIPIGGADMPVVVSMLNSYSGWAAAAMGFTLHNTAMIVTGALVGSSGAILSYIMCRAMNRSFISVIAGGFGGDAAAGGGEAKEQRPWKRGSAEDAAFLMQQAEQVIIVPGYGMAVAQAQHALREMGDKLKEHGVRVKYAIHPVAGRMPGHMNVLLAEANVPYDEVFELEDINSEFAQTDVAFVIGANDVTNPAAKTDKASPIYGMPVLDVEKAKTVLFIKRSMGGVGYAGVDNDVFYMDNTMMLLADAKKMVEEIVKSLD; via the coding sequence ATGCATGAGGTGAACCCCTGGGTCGCGCTCGCCTATCTGGTTTCGGGCGTCTGCTTCATCCTGGCGCTACGCGGGCTTTCGAGCCCGGCGTCGAGCCGCCGCGGCAATCGCTACGGCATGGCGGGCATGCTGATCGCGGTCGTCACCACGCTGGTGACGCACGAGATCGCCAGCCTGCCCGAGATCGTCGGCGCGATCGTGATCGGCGGCGCGATCGGCTTCGTCATCGCACGCAAGATCGCGATGACCGACATGCCGCAGCTGGTGGCGGCGTTCCACTCGCTGGTGGGCATGGCGGCCGTGCTCGTCGCGGCGGCGGCGTTCCTCAACCCGCAAGCCTTCGGCATCACTGGCCCCGACGGGCTGATCCATCAGGTCAGCCGGATCGAAATGGGGCTGGGCGTGGCGATCGGCGCGATCACCTTTTCCGGATCGGTAATCGCCTTCCTCAAGCTCAACGGAAACATGAGCGGCAAGCCGATCATGCTGCCGGCCCGCCATGTCATCAATCTGGGCACGCTGGCCGCGATCCTCGGGCTGATCGGCTATTTCGTGACCGACCAGAGCCCGTGGGTGTTCTGGACCGTCACGGCGCTCAGCTTCCTGATCGGCTTCCTGCTGATCATCCCGATCGGCGGCGCGGACATGCCGGTCGTGGTGTCGATGCTCAACAGCTATTCGGGCTGGGCGGCGGCGGCGATGGGCTTCACGCTGCACAACACCGCGATGATCGTCACCGGCGCGCTGGTCGGCTCGTCGGGCGCGATCCTCAGCTACATCATGTGCCGCGCGATGAACCGCAGCTTCATCAGCGTGATCGCGGGCGGCTTCGGCGGCGATGCGGCAGCCGGCGGCGGCGAAGCCAAGGAGCAGCGCCCGTGGAAGCGTGGCTCGGCCGAGGATGCTGCGTTCCTGATGCAGCAGGCCGAGCAGGTCATCATCGTTCCGGGCTACGGCATGGCCGTGGCGCAGGCGCAGCACGCCCTTCGCGAGATGGGCGACAAGCTGAAGGAACATGGCGTCCGCGTGAAATATGCGATCCATCCCGTCGCCGGGCGTATGCCGGGGCATATGAACGTGCTGCTGGCCGAAGCGAACGTGCCCTATGACGAAGTGTTCGAACTGGAGGACATCAACTCCGAATTCGCGCAGACCGACGTGGCATTCGTGATCGGCGCGAACGACGTGACCAACCCGGCGGCGAAGACCGACAAGGCCTCGCCCATCTATGGGATGCCGGTGCTCGATGTGGAGAAGGCCAAGACCGTGCTCTTCATCAAGCGTTCGATGGGCGGCGTGGGCTATGCGGGCGTCGACAACGACGTATTCTACATGGACAATACCATGATGCTGCTCGCCGACGCGAAGAAGATGGTGGAAGAGATCGTCAAGTCTCTGGACTAA
- a CDS encoding proton-translocating transhydrogenase family protein: protein MDFISILSIFVLACFVGYYVVWSVTPALHTPLMAVTNAISSVIIVGALIASAAGGSASSKWLGLVAVVFASINIFGGFAVTERMLAMYKKKG from the coding sequence ATGGACTTCATTTCGATCCTGTCGATCTTCGTACTGGCCTGCTTCGTGGGCTATTACGTTGTCTGGTCGGTCACGCCGGCGCTGCACACGCCGCTGATGGCGGTGACCAACGCGATCTCCTCGGTGATCATCGTCGGGGCGCTGATCGCGTCGGCGGCGGGCGGCAGCGCGAGCTCGAAATGGCTCGGCCTCGTCGCGGTGGTCTTCGCCAGCATCAACATTTTCGGCGGCTTCGCCGTGACCGAGCGGATGCTCGCCATGTACAAGAAGAAGGGCTGA
- a CDS encoding NAD(P) transhydrogenase subunit alpha has protein sequence MKIAVLKEGAAGERRVSATAETVKKFIALGAEVAVEKGAGDAASFDDAGYAAAGATIGTRAAVLKDADIILGVQGPDPKSLKGLKAGAWIVAGLNPFGERARVDEYAALGAEALAMEFMPRITRAQSMDILSSQSNLAGYKSVLDAAAEYGRAFPMMMTAAGTVSAAKVFVMGVGVAGLQAIATARRLGAQVSATDVRSATKEQIQSLGAKPIFVENVAGIEGEGSGGYATEMSEEYQKAQAELVSSHIAKQDIVITTALIPGRPAPRLISDAQIATMRPGSVIVDLAVESGGNVEGAVAGEIVEKHGVKIVGHKNVAGRLAADASALFSRNLFNFLSAFWDKEAGKVVLDEEIGDAVRLTQGGKVVSARLLG, from the coding sequence GTGAAGATCGCCGTCCTGAAGGAGGGCGCCGCGGGCGAGCGGCGAGTCTCGGCTACGGCCGAGACGGTCAAGAAGTTCATCGCGCTGGGCGCGGAAGTCGCGGTCGAGAAGGGCGCCGGCGATGCCGCGTCGTTCGATGACGCTGGCTATGCCGCGGCGGGCGCGACGATCGGCACACGCGCGGCGGTCCTGAAGGATGCGGACATCATCCTTGGCGTGCAGGGTCCCGACCCGAAGAGTCTCAAGGGGCTGAAGGCCGGGGCGTGGATCGTCGCGGGGCTCAACCCGTTCGGGGAGCGCGCTCGCGTCGATGAGTATGCGGCGCTGGGCGCCGAAGCGCTGGCGATGGAATTCATGCCGCGCATCACGCGCGCGCAGTCGATGGACATCCTGTCCTCTCAGTCGAACCTGGCCGGATACAAGTCTGTGCTCGACGCCGCCGCCGAATATGGCCGCGCTTTCCCGATGATGATGACCGCGGCGGGTACCGTTTCCGCCGCCAAGGTCTTCGTGATGGGCGTCGGTGTGGCGGGGCTGCAGGCGATCGCCACCGCACGCCGCCTGGGCGCGCAGGTCTCGGCGACCGACGTGCGTTCGGCCACCAAGGAGCAGATCCAGTCGCTCGGCGCCAAGCCGATCTTCGTCGAGAATGTCGCTGGCATCGAAGGCGAAGGTTCGGGCGGATACGCCACCGAGATGAGCGAGGAGTATCAGAAGGCGCAGGCCGAACTGGTGTCTTCGCATATCGCCAAGCAGGACATCGTGATCACCACCGCGCTGATCCCGGGGCGCCCCGCGCCGCGGCTGATCAGCGACGCGCAGATCGCGACGATGCGGCCGGGCTCGGTGATCGTCGATCTGGCGGTCGAAAGCGGCGGCAATGTCGAAGGCGCGGTCGCGGGCGAGATCGTCGAGAAGCATGGTGTGAAGATCGTCGGTCACAAGAATGTCGCCGGGCGGCTGGCGGCAGACGCTTCGGCACTGTTCTCGCGCAACCTGTTCAATTTCCTGAGCGCCTTCTGGGACAAGGAAGCGGGCAAGGTGGTGCTCGACGAAGAGATTGGCGACGCGGTCCGGCTGACGCAGGGCGGCAAGGTCGTGAGCGCAAGGCTGCTCGGGTGA
- a CDS encoding aa3-type cytochrome c oxidase subunit IV, which translates to MADDNNATHEIKQHAQTFAGFVSMMTWGTVACFAVGALVVFLIAK; encoded by the coding sequence ATGGCCGACGACAACAACGCGACGCATGAGATCAAGCAGCACGCGCAGACCTTTGCCGGCTTCGTGTCGATGATGACCTGGGGGACCGTGGCGTGCTTCGCGGTCGGGGCGCTCGTCGTTTTCCTGATCGCCAAGTAA
- a CDS encoding sigma-54 dependent transcriptional regulator, with the protein MTRNGQRLLMLIDDEPAQRRLVAAIAARRGWRTIFATEGEIAIATLGTPDGMALDAVILDHSSPDADASALIAELRLRRPSLPILMLTANGSVAAAVAAMRAGATDFLVKPLASERLLAALEAAVGGKTSGELRPLTEKLSAPLAFDEIVGAAPQFRAALAIAAKAARARVPVLIEGESGVGKEVVAEAIHAASPRSRKDIVAVNCGAIPANLVESELFGHEKGAFTGAFERKIGRFAEADGGTLFLDEVGEMPLEAQVKLLRVLQSGEIQPIGARHPKEVDVRVIAATNKTLLAEVEAGRFREDLYYRLNVVQVTIPPLRERTGDIPGLARHLLGRIAEQPGLRPLGITDDALALLGTYDWPGNVRQLQNALFRAAVLCDGDGLTRADFPQIAQLALGKPAGQSAGSQSSGNAGVTLFRPDGNLRALDEIEADVIRLAIGHYRGRMTEVARRLGIGRSTLYRKLGELGIDQSAA; encoded by the coding sequence ATGACGCGGAACGGGCAACGCCTACTGATGCTGATCGACGACGAGCCGGCGCAGCGCCGTCTTGTCGCGGCGATCGCTGCGCGCCGCGGCTGGCGCACCATCTTCGCCACCGAAGGCGAGATCGCCATCGCTACGCTCGGCACGCCCGACGGCATGGCGCTCGACGCCGTGATCCTCGATCATTCGTCGCCCGATGCCGACGCCTCGGCGCTGATCGCCGAACTGCGCCTGCGCCGTCCCTCGCTGCCGATCCTGATGCTCACCGCCAATGGCTCGGTCGCCGCCGCCGTCGCCGCGATGCGCGCCGGCGCCACCGATTTCCTGGTCAAGCCGCTCGCTTCCGAGCGTCTGCTCGCCGCGCTCGAAGCCGCGGTCGGCGGCAAGACCTCGGGCGAACTCCGCCCGCTCACCGAGAAGCTCTCCGCTCCGCTCGCGTTCGACGAAATCGTCGGCGCCGCGCCGCAGTTCCGCGCCGCCCTCGCCATCGCCGCCAAGGCCGCGCGTGCGCGCGTGCCCGTGCTGATCGAAGGCGAATCGGGCGTCGGCAAGGAAGTCGTCGCCGAGGCGATTCACGCCGCTTCCCCGCGCAGCCGCAAGGATATCGTCGCGGTCAATTGCGGCGCGATCCCCGCCAACCTCGTCGAATCCGAACTGTTCGGGCATGAGAAGGGCGCCTTCACCGGCGCCTTCGAACGCAAGATCGGCCGCTTCGCCGAAGCCGATGGCGGCACCCTGTTCCTCGACGAAGTCGGCGAAATGCCGCTCGAGGCGCAGGTGAAGCTGCTCCGGGTGCTCCAGTCGGGCGAGATCCAGCCGATCGGCGCGCGCCATCCCAAGGAGGTCGATGTCCGCGTTATCGCGGCGACCAACAAGACGTTGCTCGCCGAAGTCGAGGCCGGCCGCTTCCGCGAAGACCTTTATTACCGCCTCAACGTCGTTCAGGTGACGATCCCGCCGTTGCGCGAGCGCACCGGCGACATTCCAGGCCTCGCCCGCCACCTGCTCGGCCGCATCGCGGAACAGCCCGGCCTGCGCCCGCTCGGCATCACCGACGACGCGCTGGCCCTGCTCGGCACCTATGACTGGCCCGGCAATGTACGCCAGCTTCAGAATGCACTGTTCCGCGCGGCGGTGCTGTGCGACGGCGACGGCCTGACTCGCGCCGACTTCCCGCAGATCGCCCAACTCGCGCTCGGCAAGCCCGCCGGCCAGAGCGCCGGTTCGCAATCCTCGGGCAATGCCGGCGTCACCCTGTTTCGCCCAGACGGCAATCTGCGCGCGCTCGACGAGATCGAAGCAGACGTGATCCGCCTCGCCATCGGCCATTATCGCGGCCGCATGACCGAAGTCGCCCGCCGCCTCGGCATCGGCCGCTCGACGCTTTACCGCAAGCTGGGTGAGCTGGGGATCGACCAGAGCGCGGCTTAA
- a CDS encoding DUF4253 domain-containing protein has product MPLRAAGIPYPRIETTGANALAEWERLRRAGNGWPVIVGGDEALALIGEQFEAEGNAVAVDVILAASRKIRVPEDLFARLDAERLSEEDKAALAGDWPESPPPETGLTVASDILTGKPHDRVHILLIPTSDGAEVPAYLRWGGWNECPAPEMHVAVLRDWHARYGAELVGLSGDILNLRAKRRPETREAALTLATEQFFYCTDIVEQGVGSTSALAATLMSSDWWFFWWD; this is encoded by the coding sequence ATGCCGCTGCGGGCGGCCGGCATCCCCTATCCGCGCATCGAAACGACTGGCGCGAATGCGCTGGCGGAATGGGAGCGGCTGCGGCGCGCCGGAAACGGCTGGCCGGTGATCGTCGGCGGCGACGAGGCGCTCGCGCTGATCGGCGAGCAGTTCGAAGCGGAAGGCAATGCCGTCGCCGTGGATGTGATACTGGCCGCGTCGCGCAAGATCCGCGTGCCGGAGGATCTGTTCGCCCGCCTCGACGCCGAGCGGCTCTCCGAGGAGGACAAGGCCGCGCTGGCCGGGGACTGGCCCGAGAGCCCGCCGCCTGAGACCGGGCTTACCGTGGCAAGCGACATCCTGACCGGAAAGCCGCACGACCGCGTCCATATCCTGTTGATCCCGACTTCGGATGGCGCGGAGGTTCCGGCCTATCTGCGCTGGGGCGGATGGAATGAATGCCCCGCACCCGAGATGCATGTCGCGGTGCTGCGCGACTGGCATGCGCGTTATGGCGCCGAGCTGGTCGGGCTGAGCGGGGACATATTGAACCTGCGCGCGAAACGCCGGCCCGAGACGCGCGAAGCGGCGCTGACGCTGGCGACGGAGCAGTTCTTCTACTGCACCGATATCGTCGAGCAGGGTGTGGGGTCGACCTCGGCGCTGGCGGCGACGCTGATGAGCAGCGACTGGTGGTTTTTCTGGTGGGACTGA
- the folP gene encoding dihydropteroate synthase, whose translation MDLLSPSARLYLRPTQFADTPIGRDGEVARLAGGLQWFAAYELIAVEGGKRFLQRTIPVGELPDDARLQAIAARISAPRAALTLGERVLRMDQPLVMGILNMTPDSFSDGGAHLGNAEGAAGAGVDMGVAGAAIVDVGGESTRPGAETVWEGDEIKRVVPVIERLARSGAAVSIDTRKAGVMEAALAAGAHIVNDVAALLWDDRALEVVVKAGCPVVLMHSPDPKKGAHGGVMGGAYGDVLTETYDWLEARVEAVVAAGVDRAKILIDPGIGFGKSLSDNLALLNGLALFHGLGCPIVLGASRKRIVGALSNEAKAADRLGGSLALALKGAELGAQIVRVHDVFETAQALRVWRGMRDQALVGR comes from the coding sequence ATGGATCTCCTCTCTCCCTCCGCCAGACTTTACCTGCGTCCCACGCAGTTCGCCGACACGCCGATCGGGCGCGACGGCGAAGTGGCGCGGCTGGCGGGTGGGTTGCAGTGGTTTGCCGCCTATGAGCTGATCGCGGTCGAGGGCGGCAAGCGGTTCCTTCAGCGTACCATCCCGGTCGGCGAACTCCCCGATGACGCACGATTGCAGGCGATCGCGGCGCGGATCAGTGCGCCGCGCGCGGCACTGACGCTGGGCGAGCGGGTGCTGCGGATGGACCAGCCGCTGGTGATGGGCATCCTCAACATGACGCCCGACAGCTTCTCCGACGGCGGGGCGCATCTCGGCAATGCCGAAGGCGCGGCAGGGGCGGGCGTCGATATGGGCGTGGCTGGCGCGGCGATCGTCGATGTCGGCGGCGAATCGACGCGGCCGGGCGCCGAGACCGTGTGGGAAGGCGACGAGATCAAGCGCGTGGTGCCGGTGATCGAGCGGCTGGCGCGCAGCGGTGCTGCAGTTTCAATCGACACGCGCAAGGCCGGAGTGATGGAAGCCGCGCTGGCGGCAGGCGCGCATATCGTCAACGATGTCGCGGCTTTGCTGTGGGACGACCGCGCGCTCGAGGTGGTGGTTAAGGCCGGATGCCCGGTGGTGCTGATGCATTCGCCCGATCCCAAGAAGGGCGCGCATGGCGGCGTGATGGGCGGCGCCTATGGCGACGTGCTGACCGAGACCTATGACTGGCTGGAGGCGCGCGTCGAAGCCGTGGTCGCGGCGGGTGTGGACCGGGCGAAGATCCTGATCGATCCGGGCATTGGCTTCGGAAAGTCGCTGTCGGACAATCTCGCGCTGCTCAATGGGCTCGCGCTGTTCCACGGGCTCGGTTGCCCAATCGTGCTGGGCGCCAGCCGCAAGCGGATCGTCGGGGCGCTGTCGAACGAAGCGAAAGCCGCGGACCGGCTGGGCGGATCGCTGGCGCTGGCATTGAAGGGCGCGGAGCTGGGCGCTCAGATCGTGCGGGTGCACGATGTGTTCGAGACCGCGCAGGCGCTGAGGGTGTGGCGCGGGATGCGCGATCAGGCCTTGGTCGGGCGTTGA
- a CDS encoding site-specific DNA-methyltransferase — MGVMEKVGTRGRKAIAPVVEAKELPLDSILMQDCIEAMRSLPAKSIDCIFADPPYNLQLGGDLARPDGSHVDAVTNDWDKFDSLAVYDKFTREWLAEARRILKDNGTIWVIGSYHNIFKVGSAIQDLGFWILNDIIWRKANPMPNFKGTRFTNAHETMIWASMGEKARYTFNYRTMKTLNDELQMRSDWEFPICGGPERLKQNGVKVHPTQKPEALLYRVLLASTQPGDVVLDPFFGTGTTGAVAKRLGRRWIGIEREQGYCDAAWERINAALPLDESALRTMQAPKAAPRVAFGALVENGYIDPGTVLTDSKRKYSVVVGADGSLSCDGTTGSIHKLGATLQGAPSCNGWTFWHYEAADGLKPIDDIRQTYLLATQP, encoded by the coding sequence ATGGGCGTAATGGAGAAGGTCGGCACGCGCGGCCGCAAGGCGATCGCGCCGGTCGTGGAAGCAAAGGAGCTGCCGCTCGACTCGATCCTGATGCAGGATTGCATCGAAGCGATGCGCTCGCTTCCGGCCAAGTCGATCGACTGCATCTTCGCCGATCCGCCCTACAACCTCCAGCTCGGTGGCGATCTCGCCCGGCCCGACGGCAGCCATGTCGATGCGGTGACCAACGACTGGGACAAGTTCGACAGCCTGGCGGTGTACGACAAGTTCACCCGCGAATGGCTGGCCGAGGCGCGCCGCATCCTGAAGGACAATGGCACGATCTGGGTGATCGGCAGCTATCACAACATCTTCAAGGTCGGTTCGGCGATCCAGGACCTGGGCTTCTGGATCCTCAACGACATTATCTGGCGCAAGGCCAACCCGATGCCCAATTTCAAGGGCACTCGCTTCACCAACGCGCACGAGACGATGATCTGGGCGTCGATGGGCGAGAAGGCGCGCTACACCTTCAACTATCGCACGATGAAGACGCTCAACGACGAACTGCAGATGCGTTCGGACTGGGAGTTCCCGATCTGCGGCGGGCCGGAGCGACTGAAGCAGAACGGCGTGAAGGTGCATCCGACGCAGAAGCCGGAAGCCCTGCTGTACCGTGTGCTGCTGGCCAGTACCCAGCCCGGCGACGTCGTGCTCGATCCCTTTTTCGGCACCGGCACCACCGGTGCGGTCGCCAAGCGTCTCGGCCGCCGCTGGATCGGCATCGAGCGCGAGCAGGGCTATTGCGACGCGGCGTGGGAGCGGATCAACGCCGCGCTGCCGCTCGACGAATCGGCGCTGCGCACGATGCAGGCGCCCAAGGCCGCGCCGCGCGTGGCGTTCGGCGCACTTGTCGAGAATGGCTATATCGATCCGGGCACGGTGCTGACCGATTCGAAGCGGAAGTACAGCGTCGTGGTCGGTGCCGATGGCTCGCTGAGCTGCGACGGGACGACCGGTTCGATCCACAAGCTGGGCGCGACGCTGCAGGGCGCCCCGTCGTGCAATGGCTGGACCTTCTGGCATTACGAAGCCGCCGACGGGCTCAAGCCGATCGACGATATCCGCCAGACCTATTTGCTGGCGACGCAGCCCTGA
- a CDS encoding OmpA family protein, producing the protein MRKLAVTLALATTALSTPALARDDAWYVGVEGGAMLVEDVNFDIGAVPRAATADQRAGWDADATVGYDFGGFRLEAEVGYRQSNVTGWRSTVTTPVVNPNPPGQLQNAAPGTYNGAGGTTSALSFMVNGLLDFGDDDSLSGFVGGGVGVARVDTNIGLNTRRDFLDDSDTVFAWQAVAGIRAPLTDSIDVTLKYRFFNADDVRLVDITGRNYEGRFRSHSILGGLTFNFGGPAEPAPTPTPEPVPTPTPTWTPPPEPTPTAPAVVCTPGPYIVFFDWDKSDITPEAAGILDNAISNYQNCGNASVMLAGHADRSGAASYNVGLSQRRADAVKGYLSSRGIPGGVIGTEAFGESQPRVATADGVRELQNRRVEVTYGPGSGN; encoded by the coding sequence ATGCGGAAGCTTGCCGTCACTCTGGCACTTGCGACCACCGCGCTTAGCACGCCTGCTCTCGCCCGCGACGATGCGTGGTATGTGGGTGTCGAAGGTGGCGCGATGCTTGTCGAAGATGTCAACTTCGATATCGGCGCCGTGCCGCGCGCCGCGACCGCCGACCAGCGCGCTGGTTGGGATGCCGACGCGACCGTCGGTTACGACTTTGGCGGTTTCCGTCTGGAAGCTGAAGTCGGCTACCGTCAGTCGAACGTCACTGGATGGCGCTCGACGGTCACCACGCCGGTCGTCAACCCGAACCCGCCCGGCCAGCTGCAGAACGCTGCTCCCGGCACCTACAACGGCGCTGGCGGCACGACCTCGGCGCTGAGCTTCATGGTCAACGGCCTGCTCGACTTCGGCGACGATGACTCGCTGAGCGGCTTTGTCGGCGGCGGCGTGGGCGTTGCCCGTGTCGACACCAACATCGGCCTGAACACCCGTCGTGACTTCCTCGACGATTCGGACACGGTCTTCGCCTGGCAGGCCGTTGCGGGTATCCGCGCTCCGCTGACCGACTCGATCGACGTCACGCTGAAGTATCGCTTCTTCAACGCCGACGACGTTCGCCTGGTGGACATCACCGGCCGCAACTACGAAGGCCGTTTCCGGTCGCACTCGATCCTGGGTGGTCTGACCTTCAACTTCGGTGGCCCGGCTGAGCCGGCTCCGACTCCGACGCCGGAGCCGGTTCCCACCCCGACCCCGACCTGGACGCCTCCGCCCGAGCCGACCCCGACTGCTCCGGCAGTGGTCTGCACCCCGGGACCGTACATCGTGTTCTTCGACTGGGATAAGTCGGACATCACGCCGGAAGCCGCTGGCATCCTGGATAACGCGATCAGCAACTACCAGAACTGCGGCAACGCATCGGTCATGCTGGCCGGCCACGCCGACCGTTCGGGTGCTGCCAGCTACAACGTTGGTCTCTCGCAGCGTCGTGCAGATGCGGTGAAGGGCTATCTGTCGAGCCGCGGCATCCCCGGTGGCGTGATCGGTACGGAAGCGTTCGGTGAAAGCCAGCCCCGTGTCGCCACCGCCGACGGTGTTCGCGAACTGCAGAACCGTCGCGTGGAAGTCACCTACGGTCCGGGTTCGGGCAACTAA